One segment of Thunnus thynnus chromosome 19, fThuThy2.1, whole genome shotgun sequence DNA contains the following:
- the si:dkey-175m17.6 gene encoding N-acetyllactosaminide beta-1,3-N-acetylglucosaminyltransferase 2, whose protein sequence is MGKCCKCKGRLLCMCLLPCMMTGHLLIYIMVSIFVTMSYTPPKITIHYIAPGISANSGALASHPLSPFWNLRLEDSALWNQLQHAWDRQHNPILRGNATGILRKPKVKLLSQIEDECLSDCMSHMCSVPRLHDLNSLPEQMRAFIRSMHCREYPLLINQPAMCRRNNSSFGLDSPMLLMAIKSQVGNFENRQAIRETWGRSGLVRGESNKKGGLVRTVFLLGRQDSSTGPHPDLKNLLELENQKYGDILQWDFRDTFFNLTLKDLLFWHWLQQYCPTAIFVFKGDDDVFVRTGALLDYLHKQWEEHNLWRAYTNETGMDLFVGDVINNAMPNREPSTKYYIPESFYKGVYPPYAGGGGVVYSGSLALRLKEVSDRVRLFPIDDVYLGMCLHRLGLSPSHHPGFLTFDLPETERGNPCAYRSVLLVHRRSPKEMLTLWKQLQNLPGQC, encoded by the coding sequence ATGGGTAAATGCTGCAAATGCAAGGGGAGACTGCTGTGCATGTGCCTGCTGCCCTGTATGATGACCGGCCACCTTCTGATTTATATAATGGTGTCCATATTCGTCACCATGTCCTACACTCCTCCAAAAATAACCATCCACTATATTGCTCCGGGGATTTCTGCGAATTCTGGGGCTTTGGCCTCCCACCCCCTCAGCCCTTTCTGGAACCTTCGTCTGGAGGACAGCGCACTGTGGAACCAGCTGCAGCATGCTTGGGACCGTCAGCACAATCCAATACTGCGGGGAAATGCAACTGGGATTTTGAGGAAGCCAAAGGTTAAGCTTTTATCACAAATCGAGGATGAATGCCTTTCTGACTGCATGTCGCACATGTGCTCAGTCCCTCGTCTGCACGATCTCAACAGCTTGCCAGAACAAATGAGGGCATTTATCAGGTCAATGCACTGCAGGGAGTATCCCCTCCTTATCAACCAGCCTGCTATGTGTAGGAGGAACAACAGTAGCTTTGGTCTCGACTCTCCCATGCTCCTCATGGCCATCAAATCTCAAGTGGGGAACTTTGAAAATAGGCAGGCCATCCGTGAAACATGGGGGCGCAGTGGTCTGGTGAGGGGGGAATCAAATAAGAAAGGTGGATTAGTACGCACTGTGTTTCTGCTTGGAAGGCAGGACTCAAGTACAGGTCCTCATCCAGACCTCAAAAACCTCCTGGAGCTTGAGAACCAGAAATATGGGGATATTCTACAGTGGGATTTCAGAGATACTTTTTTTAACCTGACCCTAAAGGACTTGCTGTTCTGGCACTGGCTCCAGCAATACTGCCCCACCGCCATCTTTGTGTTCAAAGGGGATGATGATGTCTTTGTTCGAACAGGCGCCCTTCTGGATTACCTGCACAAACAGTGGGAGGAGCACAACTTGTGGAGAGCCTATACAAATGAAACTGGCATGGATTTGTTTGTGGGGGATGTAATTAATAACGCAATGCCAAACCGTGAGCCATCTACTAAATACTACATACCGGAAAGTTTCTACAAAGGTGTGTATCCACCATACGCTGGTGGAGGAGGGGTGGTGTATTCTGGCTCACTTGCATTGCGATTGAAGGAGGTGTCTGACAGGGTGCGCCTTTTCCCGATAGACGACGTGTATCTGGGCATGTGCCTGCACAGACTTGGGCTCTCACCAAGCCATCACCCGGGATTTTTAACATTTGATCTcccagagacagagagggggaatCCCTGTGCTTACAGATCTGTTCTACTCGTTCACAGACGGAGTCCCAAGGAGATGCTGACACTGTGGAAGCAGCTCCAGAACCTGCCTGGTCAATGCTGA
- the smad2 gene encoding mothers against decapentaplegic homolog 2 isoform X2, protein MSSILPFTPPVVKRLLGWKKTPAGSGGAGGGIGGVGEQNGGGQEEKWCEKAVKSLVKKLKKTGQLDELEKAISTQNSKTKCVTIPSNCSDLWGLGSGHTIEQWDSAGMYGYPDHSRSLDGRLQVSHRKGLPHVIYCRLWRWPDLHSHHELRAIETCQYAFNLKKDEVCVNPYHYQRVETPVLPPVLVPRHTEILTELPPLDDFTNSIPENTNFPAGIDPPNNYIPETPPPGYISEDGETSDQQMNQSSPAELSPNTLSPVSHGLDLQPVTYSEPAFWCSIAYYELNQRVGETFHASQPSLTVDGFTDPSNSERFCLGLLSNVNRNATVEMTRRHIGRGVRLYYIGGEVFAECLSDSAIFVQSPNCNQRYGWHPATVCKIPPGCNLKIFNNQEFAALLAQSVNQGFEAVYQLTRMCTIRMSFVKGWGAEYRRQTVTSTPCWIELHLNGPLQWLDKVLTQMGSPSVRCSSMS, encoded by the exons ATGTCTTCCATCCTTCCCTTCACTCCCCCGGTAGTGAAACGCCTCCTGGGATGGAAGAAGACTCCAGCAGGGagtggaggagcaggaggaggaataGGAGGAGTAGGGGAGCAAAacggaggaggacaggaggagaaatgGTGCGAAAAAGCTGTGAAGAGCCTGGTGAAGAAGTTGAAGAAGACGGGGCAGCTGGATGAGCTGGAGAAAGCCATCAGCACGCAGAACAGCAAGACAAAGTGTGTCACCATACCCAG cAATTGCTCAGATCTATGGGGTCTAGGCTCAGGCCACACGATAGAGCAGTGGGACTCTGCAGGCATGTATGGATACCCTGACCACAGCAG GTCACTGGACGGGCGTCTTCAGGTGTCCCACCGTAAGGGCCTGCCCCACGTCATCTACTGTCGCCTGTGGAGATGGCCCGACCTTCACAGCCACCATGAGCTGAGGGCCATTGAAACCTGCCAATACGCCTTCAACCTTAAGAAGGATGAAGTGTGTGTCAATCCTTACCATTACCAGAGAGTGGAGACGCCAG TTCTGCCTCCGGTGTTGGTGCCACGCCACACAGAGATTTTGACAGAGCTTCCACCTCTAGATGACTTTACAAACTCCATTCCTGAGAACACCAATTTCCCTGCTGGCATAGATCCTCCTAATAACTATATACCAG agacTCCTCCACCCGGCTACATCAGTGAAGATGGAGAGACTAGCGACCAACAGATGAATCAAA GCTCACCAGCAGAACTGTCACCAAACACCTTGTCACCTGTCAGTCACGGCCTgg accTTCAACCGGTTACCTACAGTGAACCAGCTTTCTGGTGCTCTATAGCCTACTACGAGTTAAACCAGCGGGTGGGAGAGACGTTCCACGCCTCACAGCCATCTCTGACTGTGGATGGATTTACTGACCCTTCCAACTCCGAACGCTTCTGTCTAGGGCTTCTCAGCAATGTTAACAGGAATGCAACTGTTGAAATGACAAGGAGACATATAG GTCGTGGTGTGAGGTTATATTACATCGGAGGGGAGGTGTTCGCCGAGTGCCTCAGCGACAGTGCCATTTTTGTCCAGAGTCCCAACTGCAACCAGCGATACGGCTGGCACCCTGCCACAGTCTGCAAAATACCACCAG GTTGTAATCTGAAGATTTTTAACAACCAGGAGTTTGCTGCACTGCTGGCCCAGTCAGTCAATCAGGGGTTTGAGGCAGTCTATCAGCTGACCAGGATGTGCACCATCAGAATGAGCTTCGTCAAGGGCTGGGGAGCAGAGTACAG ACGTCAGACAGTAACCAGCACCCCTTGTTGGATTGAGCTGCATCTCAACGGCCCCCTCCAGTGGTTGGATAAGGTGTTGACCCAGATGGGTTCACCATCAGTGCGTTGCTCCAGTATGTCCTAA
- the smad2 gene encoding mothers against decapentaplegic homolog 2 isoform X1 — translation MSSILPFTPPVVKRLLGWKKTPAGSGGAGGGIGGVGEQNGGGQEEKWCEKAVKSLVKKLKKTGQLDELEKAISTQNSKTKCVTIPSNCSDLWGLGSGHTIEQWDSAGMYGYPDHSRSLDGRLQVSHRKGLPHVIYCRLWRWPDLHSHHELRAIETCQYAFNLKKDEVCVNPYHYQRVETPVLPPVLVPRHTEILTELPPLDDFTNSIPENTNFPAGIDPPNNYIPETPPPGYISEDGETSDQQMNQSMESGSPAELSPNTLSPVSHGLDLQPVTYSEPAFWCSIAYYELNQRVGETFHASQPSLTVDGFTDPSNSERFCLGLLSNVNRNATVEMTRRHIGRGVRLYYIGGEVFAECLSDSAIFVQSPNCNQRYGWHPATVCKIPPGCNLKIFNNQEFAALLAQSVNQGFEAVYQLTRMCTIRMSFVKGWGAEYRRQTVTSTPCWIELHLNGPLQWLDKVLTQMGSPSVRCSSMS, via the exons ATGTCTTCCATCCTTCCCTTCACTCCCCCGGTAGTGAAACGCCTCCTGGGATGGAAGAAGACTCCAGCAGGGagtggaggagcaggaggaggaataGGAGGAGTAGGGGAGCAAAacggaggaggacaggaggagaaatgGTGCGAAAAAGCTGTGAAGAGCCTGGTGAAGAAGTTGAAGAAGACGGGGCAGCTGGATGAGCTGGAGAAAGCCATCAGCACGCAGAACAGCAAGACAAAGTGTGTCACCATACCCAG cAATTGCTCAGATCTATGGGGTCTAGGCTCAGGCCACACGATAGAGCAGTGGGACTCTGCAGGCATGTATGGATACCCTGACCACAGCAG GTCACTGGACGGGCGTCTTCAGGTGTCCCACCGTAAGGGCCTGCCCCACGTCATCTACTGTCGCCTGTGGAGATGGCCCGACCTTCACAGCCACCATGAGCTGAGGGCCATTGAAACCTGCCAATACGCCTTCAACCTTAAGAAGGATGAAGTGTGTGTCAATCCTTACCATTACCAGAGAGTGGAGACGCCAG TTCTGCCTCCGGTGTTGGTGCCACGCCACACAGAGATTTTGACAGAGCTTCCACCTCTAGATGACTTTACAAACTCCATTCCTGAGAACACCAATTTCCCTGCTGGCATAGATCCTCCTAATAACTATATACCAG agacTCCTCCACCCGGCTACATCAGTGAAGATGGAGAGACTAGCGACCAACAGATGAATCAAAGTATGGAATCAG GCTCACCAGCAGAACTGTCACCAAACACCTTGTCACCTGTCAGTCACGGCCTgg accTTCAACCGGTTACCTACAGTGAACCAGCTTTCTGGTGCTCTATAGCCTACTACGAGTTAAACCAGCGGGTGGGAGAGACGTTCCACGCCTCACAGCCATCTCTGACTGTGGATGGATTTACTGACCCTTCCAACTCCGAACGCTTCTGTCTAGGGCTTCTCAGCAATGTTAACAGGAATGCAACTGTTGAAATGACAAGGAGACATATAG GTCGTGGTGTGAGGTTATATTACATCGGAGGGGAGGTGTTCGCCGAGTGCCTCAGCGACAGTGCCATTTTTGTCCAGAGTCCCAACTGCAACCAGCGATACGGCTGGCACCCTGCCACAGTCTGCAAAATACCACCAG GTTGTAATCTGAAGATTTTTAACAACCAGGAGTTTGCTGCACTGCTGGCCCAGTCAGTCAATCAGGGGTTTGAGGCAGTCTATCAGCTGACCAGGATGTGCACCATCAGAATGAGCTTCGTCAAGGGCTGGGGAGCAGAGTACAG ACGTCAGACAGTAACCAGCACCCCTTGTTGGATTGAGCTGCATCTCAACGGCCCCCTCCAGTGGTTGGATAAGGTGTTGACCCAGATGGGTTCACCATCAGTGCGTTGCTCCAGTATGTCCTAA
- the LOC137170516 gene encoding heat shock protein 30-like: MFHLATRGLTTKNTVKMLCSHGFQSALSPYRQFYWPVRSLWPEVKPLIYQDDLLQRHLQEMHRSLELMHKLQYKILVEMEPFQTSVATQPVSYQLEKKGEHFVLTLDTQGFSPEELSVKQVGNKLRVSGKTEKKQEDGKGSYSYRRQEFRQEFDLPKGLNPETISCYLAPDGKLHIQAAKALCVEEAERELTIKRSLEEKTQESLSSQPEDSSTETDDSTQDKPKDMH; encoded by the coding sequence ATGTTTCATCTTGCAACAAGAGGACTCACCActaaaaacacagtgaagatGCTGTGCTCTCATGGattccagtctgccctcagtccatACAGGCAGTTCTACTGGCCTGTACGCAGTCTGTGGCCAGAGGTAAAACCTCTGATCTATCAGGACGATCTACTGCAGAGACACCTCCAGGAGATGCACAGAAGTCTGGAACTGATGCATAAACTTCAATACAAGATCCTGGTAGAGATGGAACCTTTTCAAACCAGTGTGGCTACACAACCAGTCTCCTACCAGCTGGAGAAGAAGGGAGAACACTTTGTCCTCACCCTGGACACTCAAGGCTTTTCCCCAGAGGAGCTGTCTGTCAAACAGGTGGGAAACAAGCTGAGAGTCAGCGGGAAGACTGAGAAGAAGCAGGAGGACGGGAAAGGCTCCTACTCTTACAGACGCCAGGAGTTCAGACAGGAGTTTGATCTGCCTAAAGGGCTGAATCCTGAGACCATCAGCTGCTACCTGGCTCCAGACGGGAAGCTCCACATCCAGGCAGCCAAAGCTCTGTGTGTTgaggaggctgagagagagCTGACTATCAAGAGGAGcttggaggagaaaacacaggagAGTCTGAGTTCACAGCCAGaagacagcagcacagagacagacgaCAGCACACAGGACAAACCTAAAGACATGCACTGA
- the stbd1 gene encoding enolase-phosphatase E1, with protein MSLKNSDALAVERRMDLASLFCMIGRHGPAVALVVMVMVSVLAGFIIYRTVRGKRRKATAAADGADSKSPEAERDASVLQPGPEPGPEESHSSVESTDVSDVGSSDVLKQTDLNIRQRRAAAAAAAAAAEKKPPLCSLPKSDIQVPLNKHTTSDDTEDVAVMRDSHKVTETYAEEATESLQSDTYTVAEMEVEDAVDWQQHATDDRIKDEEEIHDIDSCMKKPEPINDESCQEEEEKVFKAEYQENEDVTTYKDVSDKKTRQEEENYQYASSGPVWSEQTLHTSENNDKLQDNKTTLETNTVESNLEEPVMHIDDVPVTCPCYDKDEEFEDQKHHLDSIDYSNNNLSTEEEKKNEVEEAEEESVDYQEQETTLPSSQQDQCDHVTDVVAPPIQDSECDDDGGLAEVIEEDIDEDHTNNLTAVEFDAHSLQLNVEELQTEQKEENGLTCNQEVGVLLAGTDQVKENILTSDDIAACDEEHDSSNAVLSPVLPCLSEPVKVDNLDEGLSSDTTDAKAQISSIADFPDLSSDCQQVQKEDKIVATLDEDTDSANVGPQMPLHKSKNQPESNESGTSTVLAEECNDHVYESHVSSCCKDQQSVQVIDNDAFDEADAAACPDTDTNVTASVTAKEIPCPHLTSISQDCQSDHMGINETFDAMGVNSATEAAACDNASIAAPEMSEEISHPDMPASSQDQQSDQTQNNNDFSEVTTGAAPVMTEDINPPMCHLHLPSFQQSVLRDTDISSPGVGEESGISSMTVSPDLQDAGNEFGMTVENMALPVMDCDPQSGEQTEAQNNVFTDDVAISVIKEDTAGMVFGPYPSHLSQQPQSEHTDRVNYGSIAANEDMFGQEIEDSYQRVMDQFVAQSAANVTSLTDDLKTQSDMKAVVEVVEVKEKKEAVSAEKKKATEAEKEKDEDYEKTEISIMEATMDNNEWITESNYQVLPWMNLSVPSLAQDPTKTDQLPTEEGQHSSSLTDATCIDTNTPPSTDVKQTSTLSLVDENTENSKKVVAVQPMPQHVNVLFRVHYLTQSPYQTVAITGNQEELGNWKAFIPLERAKDGHWATVVSLPAERHVEWKFVVVDKGEVCRWEECGNRLLDTGYGDDLLVHKWWGFL; from the exons ATGTCGCTGAAAAACAGCGACGCCTTGGCCGTGGAGAGACGCATGGATCTGGCCTCGCTCTTCTGCATGATCGGGCGACACGGTCCCGCCGTGGCTCTGGTTGTGATGGTGATGGTGTCCGTGCTGGCGGGTTTCATCATCTACCGGACTGTAAGGGGGAAGCGGAGGAAGGCCACCGCCGCAGCCGACGGCGCCGACAGCAAGAGCCCCGAAGCGGAGAGAGACGCATCGGTGTTGCAACCGGGACCGGAGCCGGGCCCGGAGGAATCACATAGCTCAGTGGAGTCAACAG ATGTGAGTGACGTGGGCTCATCAGATGTGCTAAAACAGACTGATCTCAATATCAGGCAGCgtcgtgctgctgctgctgctgctgctgctgctgctgagaagaAACCTCCACTTTGTTCTCTTCCCAAGAGTGACATCCAAGTACCACTCAACAAGCACACCACTTCAGATGACACAGAGGACGTGGCAGTCATGCGAGACTCTCACAAAGTAACAGAGACGTATGCAGAGGAGGCCACTGAAAGCCTGCAAAGTGATACTTACACAGTGGCTGAAATGGAGGTGGAGGATGCTGTTGATTGGCAACAACATGCAACAGATGACCGTATAAAGGATGAAGAAGAGATCCATGATATCGACAGCTGCATGAAAAAACCTGAGCCAATAAATGATGAGAGCTgccaggaggaggaagagaag GTGTTTAAAGCAGAATACCAGGAAAATGAAGATGTGACCACATACAAGGATGTCTCTGACAAGAAAACCAGACAAGAGGAGGAAAACTATCAGTATGCTTCAAGCGGTCCAGTGTGGTCTGAACAAACCCTTCATACAAGtgaaaacaatgacaaactACAAGATAATAAAACCACACTGGAAACGAACACAGTGGAGTCCAACTTGGAAGAGCCTGTCATGCATATTGACGATGTACCTGTCACTTGCCCCTGTTATGACAAAGATGAGGAGTTTGAGGACCAGAAACACCATCTAGATAGTATTGATTACAGCAATAATAACCTCtctacagaagaagaaaagaaaaatgaggtTGAGGAGGCAGAAGAGGAGTCTGTAGATTATCAGGAACAAGAAACAACCCTGCCATCTTCACAGCAGGACCAATGTGATCATGTGACGGATGTGGTGGCACCTCCCATTCAGGATAGCGaatgtgatgatgatggcgGTCTAGCCGAAGTGATTGAAGAAGATATAGATGAAGACCACACAAACAATCTTACAGCTGTCGAATTTGACGCTCACTCGCTACAGCTCAACGTGGAAGAACTGCAGActgaacaaaaagaggaaaatggtCTTACATGCAATCAAGAGGTTGGTGTTCTTCTTGCTGGGACTGATCAAGTGAAAGAGAATATACTGACTAGTGACGACATTGCTGCCTGTGATGAAGAACATGACAGTTCAAATGCGGTGCTCAGCCCTGTTCTGCCCTGTTTGAGCGAGCCTGTAAAAGTTGATAATCTTGATGAGGGTCTGTCAAGTGACACCACTGATGCAAAAGCTCAAATCTCAAGTATTGCAGATTTCCCTGACTTGTCATCAGATTGTCAACAAGTGCAGAAAGAGGATAAAATAGTTGCAACTTTGGATGAAGACACTGATTCTGCTAATGTGGGCCCTCAAATGCCATTGCATAAGTCAAAAAATCAGCCTGAAAGCAACGAAAGTGGCACatccactgtgttggctgaaGAATGTAATGATCATGTGTATGAATCTCATGTTTCATCCTGCTGCAAAGATCAACAAAGTGTCCAAGTGATAGATAATGATGCTTTTGATGAGGCAGATGCTGCTGCTTGTCCTGATACAGATACAAATGTTACTGCTTCTGTAACAGCTAAAGAAATACCTTGTCCTCACCTGACATCCATCAGCCAAGACTGCCAAAGTGACCACATGGGAATTAATGAGACTTTTGACGCGATGGGAGTTAATTCTGCTACTGAAGCAGCTGCTTGTGATAATGCTAGCATTGCTGCACCTGAAATGTCAGAAGAAATATCTCACCCTGACATGCCGGCTTCTTCCCAAGACCAACAAAGTGaccaaacacaaaataacaacgATTTTTCTGAAGTTACCACTGGTGCTGCTCCCGTCATGACTGAAGACATTAACCCTCCCATGTGTCATCTTCACTTGCCATCTTTCCAGCAAAGTGTGCTGAGGGATACTGACATATCATCTCCTGGTGTTGGTGAAGAGAGTGGGATTTCAAGCATGACTGTCAGCCCTGATTTGCAAGATGCTGGTAATGAATTTGGCATGACGGTTGAAAATATGGCGCTTCCGGTGATGGATTGTGATCCACAGTCGGGGGAACAGACAGAGGCTCAAAACAACGTCTTTACTGATGATGTAGCTATATCTGTCATCAAGGAAGATACAGCAGGTATGGTCTTCGGGCCTTACCCATCACATCTTTCTCAGCAACCCCAAAGTGAGCACACAGATAGGGTCAATTATGGGTCAATTGCAGCCAACGAGGACATGTTTGGCCAAGAAATTGAGGATAGCTACCAAAGAGTGATGGACCAGTTTGTTGCACAGAGTGCGGCCAATGTTACTAGCTTAACCGATGACCTGAAAACACAGTCGGATATGAAAGCTGTTGTTGAGGTTGTAGAGGtaaaggagaagaaggaagcaGTAAGCgctgaaaagaaaaaggcaacagaagcagagaaggagaaagatgaGGACTATGAAAAGACGGAAATCAGTATTATGGAGGCAACTATGGACAATAATGAGTGGATCACGGAAAGTAACTACCAAGTCCTTCCCTGGATGAACCTTTCTGTCCCATCTTTGGCCCAAGACCCCACAAAAACCGACCAGCTTCCCACTGAAGAAGGCCAGCACAGCTCTTCTCTCACAGATGCTACTTGTATAGATACAAATACCCCACCTTCCACTGACGTCAAACAAACCAGCACTCTCTCTCTTGttgatgaaaacacagaaaatagcaaaaagGTTGTGGCTGTCCAGCCCATGCCTCAGCACGTCAATGTGCTCTTCCGCGTCCACTATCTTACCCAATCACCATACCAGACGGTGGCCATAACGGGGAaccaggaggagctggggaACTGGAAGGCATTCATCCCTCTAGAGAGGGCCAAGGATGGGCACTGGGCCACTGTGGTCAGCCTCCCCGCAGAGCGCCATGTGGAGTGGAAGTTTGTGGTGGTGGACAAAGGTGAGGTGTGTCGCTGGGAGGAATGTGGAAACCGCCTCCTCGATACGGGCTACGGAGATGACCTGCTTGTGCACAAATGGTGGGGATTCCTGTGA
- the LOC137170270 gene encoding heat shock protein 30-like codes for MLCSHGFQSALSPFMDFYWPVRSLWPEVKPLLHQRDVLQRNLQELRSGLELMDKLQHKILEETEPFQTSMATQPVSYQLEKEGEHFGLTLDTQGFSPEELSVRQVGSKLRVSGKTEKKQEDGKGSYSYIRQEFRQEFDLPEGLNPEAVTCHLAPDGKLHIQAAKAPCVEEAERELIIKRSLEEKTQQSLSSQKEDNSTETDNSTQDKPENMD; via the coding sequence atGCTGTGCTCTCATGGattccagtctgccctcagtccatTCATGGACTTCTACTGGCCTGTACGCAGTCTGTGGCCAGAGGTTAAACCTCTGCTCCACCAGAGGGATGTACTGCAGAGAAACCTCCAGGAGCTGCGCAGCGGTCTGGAGCTGATGGACAAACTTCAACACAAGATCCTGGAGGAGACGGAGCCTTTCCAAACCAGTATGGCCACGCAACCGGTCTCCTACCAgctggagaaagagggagagcacTTTGGCCTGACCCTTGACACTCAAGGCTTTTCCCCAGAGGAGCTGTCTGTCAGGCAGGTGGGCAGCAAGCTGAGAGTCAGCgggaagacagagaagaagcagGAGGACGGGAAAGGCTCCTACTCTTACATACGCCAGGAGTTCAGACAGGAGTTTGATCTGCCTGAAGGACTGAACCCAGAAGCCGTCACCTGCCACCTGGCTCCAGACGGGAAGCTCCACATCCAGGCAGCCAAAGCTCCATGTGTTgaggaggctgagagagagCTGATTATCAAGAGGAGcttggaggagaaaacacagcagagtctgAGTTCACAGAAAGAAGacaacagcacagagacagacaacagCACACAGGACAAACCTGAAAACATGGACTGA